CGGCAACGGCCCAATCCGCTCCCGCGTCACATCATCAATCCCCTCATACACAAAATGAGACAACCCACCATCAACCCCCAACACCCCCAACGCCCCATACTCCGCCCCCACCAACTCCCGCGCCGCCCCCACAATCCGCCGCAACGTCACCTCCAAATCCAACCCCCGCGACACCGCCAACACCGCCGACAACAAGCCGCCCCAGCCCGTCGAACCGTCGACGGCAGCCAGATGGCCCTGGCTCAGCTGCGTCTCGTCCATCAGCGGCCTCAGGTCGAGAGGTGACGGTGGGTTCGCGTGCCGATCGGTCTGTCCACCGGAAGCGGGGAGGTCTAACCGTTCGGCCATCGGTCAACCTTGACACGCGACGGACGGTTCACCCATACACCGTATGGAGGAACTTCCGCAATCGGGCGGGCAGGCGGGACTTTCGGCACTGGTCCGATCCGCGTCGCCCGAGCAGAGTGAGGGCAGATCGGCATCCGTCTCGGCTGTCGATTCGGCAGGCAGCGAGGACCGGAGAGCATGACGACGCTTCTGAGGCCAGTAGGCAATCTCACCGACGGAGAAGTCGAGTCCGTGTTGCAGGCGGCGATTGCCGCCCCTTCGCTGCACAACAGCCAGCCGTGGTTGTTCCGATGCACCGACCGGACGATCGAGCTGCGAGCGGACCCGGAACGCATGCTGCCGGCCAGCGATCCGGACCGTCGGGAGACGTTGTTGGCGTGCGGTGCGGCCCTGCTGAATCTGCGGATCGCGATCGGCGCGTTGGGATCGGCGGTCGATCTGCGGTTGCTGCCCGATCCGGCGGATCGCGATCTGCTGGCCATCCTCCGGCCCGAGGGGTTCGCCCGGGTGACTCCGCATGACCAGCGGCTGGCACGCGCGATCCGCCAGCGTCACACGAGCCGGCGCCCGTTCCTCGATGAGCCGGTGCCGCCCGAGTTGTGTGCCGAGATGCGGCGCGCGGCCCGGACCGAGCAGTCCTGGTTGGCCACCGTCGCACCGGCCCAGCAGAGCCGGTTGCGCGACATCCTGGCCGAGGCCCATCGGGTGCAACAACAGGATCCACAGTTCAGAGCCGAGTTCGAAGCGTGGACGGCCCGCACCGGTGACTCGTCCGACGGTGTGCCGCTGCGCAGCGCGGGCATCCGCCCGGCGCCGCAGGATGTCTGGACGATGCGCGACTTCGGCACCGGGTCGGCGCCGGAACGCCGGCCCGGCAAGGAGTTCGAATCGGATCCGCTGGTTGCCGTCATCGGCTCGTTCCACGATCTCCCGTTGGCGCAACTGAACGCCGGCCAGGCGATGCAGCGGGTATTGCTGACCGCCACCGCCGGTGGTCTGGCCTCCTCCTTCATGTCGCAGGTCATCGAGGTGCCGTCGGCGCGGGCCGAACTTCGAGGGCTGCTCGGCGGCGCCCTGTGGCCGCAGACCGTCCTTCGGCTGGGTTACGGCTCACCGGCCCCCCCGACTCCCCGACGGCGGCTCGACGAGGTGCTCAGCGTCGACTGAGGGGCCGCACAGCAAGGGCCGCGCACGTCAAAGCCGAACACCCCGGAGTGGGACACTGGCCGCGTCACTCGACCCGGCTCGGCGCGACCTCACCTATCGGGTTCGAGCGCGCATCTCGGTCGCGAGGACAGCAGCCTGGGTGCGGCGTTCCATTCCCAGCTTGGCCAACAGCCGTGAGACGTAGTTCTTGACCGTCTTCTCGGCCAGGAACATCCGCTCGGCGATCTGCCGGTTGGTCAAACCTTCACCGATCAGATCCAGGACGGTGTGCTCCTGCTCGGTCAGCCCGGCCAGCGGCCCTGGCCGATCCGAGTCGGTACCGGCCCGCAGCCGATTCATCAAGGCCGCCGCGGCCCGGTTGTCCAGCAGGGACCGTCCGGCGCCGACCGTCCGCACCGCGGACAACAGGTCCAACCCCGTGATGTCCTTGATGACGTACCCGCCGGCGCCCGCCATGATCGCGTCGACCATGGCCTGTTCGTCGGGGTAGGAGGTGAACATCAGGCAATTCAGATCCGGCAGCATCGACCGCAGCTCCCGGCACAGTTCCACACCGTTCCCGTCGGGCAGCCGCACATCAAGCACCGCGACATCGGGCCGGGCGGCCGGAATGCGGGCCAGCGCCTCGGCCACGGTGGATGCCTGCCCGACCACGGTCATGTCGGATTCTTCGTCCAGCAGGTCGGCGACGCCGCGACGGACGACTTCGTGGTCATCGGTGAGGAAAACCTTCAGCATCTTCGCGCTCCCGAATCAGCCCCGGGCCGCCGACGGCGGCGTGCAACCAACAGGCCAATTCTAGGGCGTAAGGACGACGTGCGGTGGATCGCGTGCGGATCATTGTTGCCGGGTCGGCACCTGCGCCGCTGGTCCCTCATCCGGCCTAGAGCAGGTCGTCGCGATGGCCACGCAGGACCAGCGGCTCGATGTGCGCCGTGATCTCCCGCCCCCAGGACGCAGCCCGCTCCAGTTCGCCCGGAACCAGCTGGTTGTCGGCATCGACCAGGAAGCTGACCGGTCCGGCCACCACCTTCACCCCGTGCTGGTGCAACAGATGCTTGATGGCCCGCCCGGCCCGCCCGCTCAACAGGGGGCTGATGTTCCGCCTCGTGTCGAACACGGCGGCTCGGCTCGGGAGCGGATCCTCGCGTTCCAGCCACTCGCGCAATCCGATGCCGGTTGCGTCCGGTTCCAGTTGTTTGTGGCTGTCGGGTTCGCTCGCCTGGTCGGCCGCTCCTTGCCGGGTGGTCGGCCGGCTCAGGGACCAGGCATGAGTAGGCGCGCCGATGATCAGCAGGTCGGCGGTCGACACGATCGTCGGATCGGCGGATCCGACCGGTTGGCACCAGACCGAGTGGACCGGCCGAATCGAATCGGCGATGGCCTCGGCCACCTGCCGGGTGTTGCCGAACATCGATTCGTAGACGACGACGATGTGCATGGACGCTGCTCCTCGATCAGGGGTGGACGAGAGGATCTGGTCAGGGCCGATCGGGCCGGGTACGGACCACGGCGACCGGACAGGGCGAATGGGCGATCAGTGTGTGGCTGGTGGAGCCCAGGAGCAGCCCGGCGATGGCGCTGCGGCCACGGCTTCCGACCACGATCAGACTGGGCCGGGCGTCGAGCGGAACCTGCTGATAGCGGTGCAGGATCTGGGTGGCCGGGTGGCCGTGCAACAAGGTGGGCAGGACGGGGACGTCGGGGTACTTGTCGGCCCAGCCGGTCAGCTGTTCGGCCAGCAACCGCTGCTCCCGCTCCTGACGTCGCTGGTCCGCGGCCTCCGAGGAGTAGTACGGCACATCGATGACGCCCGGCTCCTCCCCCCAGCAGTGCAGCGGAACCAGACACGCCTGCCGCAACGAGGCTTCCTGCAGGGCGAAGGCCAACGGTGCGGCGTCCAGGTCCGAGCCCTCCACCCCCACCCACACCGGCCGGTTGGACGGGTTGTCGGCCGCGACGTCGCGCAACACGACGACCGGACCTCGGCCATGGGCGGCCACCCGCGCCGCCACCGACCCGAGCACCGCCTCGGTCCACTCGCTGTCACCGTGGGACCCGAGCACCGTCAGCAACGCCGACCCGGTCGCTTCGATCAGCACTCGAGCCGCGTTGCCGCGGCGCAGCAGCGTCGACACCGTCAATTCCGGGAATTGGGCCCGTATCGCCTCGGCGGCGTCGGTGAGCACCTGCTGCGCCCAGTGCCTGACGTCGGTGTAGACATCCGGGGCGATCATCACTCCCGGCCCGGCGAACCCCACCGACACGTCATAGGCGAGCAGCAACGTCAACTCGGCCCGGCGACGCACAGCGGCGCCGGCCGCCCATCGGGCGGCGTCCAACGCGCAGGCCGACCCATCGATCCCGACCACCACCTGGTTGTCCGGGTACCCGCTCATCCCATCGTCCCTTTCCGTCCAACCGCGTCGGCCCCCGGCGTCGATGCCGGGGGCTTCCTCGTCGCCGCGCAAGCGGCGGGCTATCGCAGGATGCGGTACTGCTGCACCACCGGACGCCGCGACCACCAGCGTCCCAACCCCCACGCCGACCCAACACCCAACGTCGCCACCACGATCAACCCCACCGCAAAGATCAAGTGGTAGTCCAGGAACGGGTTCGTCGAGCCACTGGCCGTGCCGGTCGAGGTGAACCGGGCCATCGGCCATTCCGCCACCCACATCAACACCAGCAAGATGGATCCGGCCACCGCCGCCACGCGCAACAACACCCCCGTGATCAACGCGACTCCGATTCCCAGCAAGCCGATCATGAACAACCAATCAGCCCACCCGTTGCCGGCCATCGACCGGAACCCGCTCTGCCACGGACCGACCTCCACGTGACTCAGGAACCCTCGCGTCGGCGAGCCACCTCGCACCCACCCCTGCGAACTCTGCGTCGAGTAGCCCCAGCCGAATGCCTTGTCGGCGAACGCCCACAAGAACACCCACCCAAGACCGAACCGCAACAACTCCACCGACCAATGCGGTCGACCCATCCCCGCCACCGGCGACACGCGGGTTTCCACCGCGGCAGCGGCACCACCCTGATCCACCGGAACCCGAACCGACCGACGCTCGTCCGTCGACATCACCGAACTCCTCTCACCTCATCGAAACACCAGGACCAACAAAGCATCTCCCCCGCCACCACCCCCGAAGAGGGCCGAAAGTCACATCCCGCGCGGCATTGGACCCACTGCGTGACGATGGACCAACCAACCGATCAGCATCACCAGCAGGCCGGCCACGAACATGACCGGCTGCAAGAAGAAGAAGTGCCCGACCATCAACCACTGAACGACGATCCAGCCCACCTGAGCCGTTCCGGCCAGCATGGTCAGGGCGAACGCCGCACGCGAAGCGAGCACCTCGGCGACCGCGGCCGTCGCCATCGGCACGGCGACGATCAACAGGAGGAAGATTCCCGGCCACACCCATGTCGAGAACGGTGTCGACCGAAGCCACTCCGAGGGAATGCCGATGCGATCGTCGGCGATCAGTCCGACCCCGCCGTAGACCGCCCCGACGGCGACCACCACCTCCAGCGCAACCAGAACCCAGCGGGCCCGCCCGGCTCCGCCGGCAGCTCCCCGATGTTGGCCGGCCGGAGCCGACGATATCGAGGGCGATGATGCGATTCTGGAATGAACCACGGCCTTCCTCCGATCCAGTGCCGGGCCGACCGCGGTGATCGGCCGATGACCAGCGTGGTTCGGTCCCCGGCCGGGGTCCAGAGGAAAAGGTCCCGTTCGGGCCGACCAGGGTTGGTGCCGCACATGGCCGCTTGATGACCTTCGGCCCTATCGCCACGAGCGCGCAGGGACGACAGTCCATTCGTGGGAAGGCCCGAGACCGATCGGTCCGCCCCCGGAAGGGAACTCATCATGACCTTGCTTGCCGGTGCTGCTCGAATCGTCGCCGCGGTCGACGGCTCACCGTCGTCGGTGCGGGGCCTGGCCCAGGCCCTCCGGCTGTCCACCGATCCCGAGGTGCGGGTGACCGCCGTCCAGGTCTGGCATCGGTACTACGGAGTCAACCTGCCGTCCACCTGGACCCCAGAGGCCGACGCTCTCCGCGTCCTGGAGAATTCGATCCACGCGGCCGGCGTCGATCCCGGACGGATCGAGCGATTGGTCATCGAAGGCGATGCCACGCAGGAATTGCTCCGGCTCAGCCGGACGGCCGACCTGTTGGTGCTCGGCAGCCGGGGACACGCGGGAATGGCCGGCCTGCTGATCGGTTCGGTCAGCTCGGCCTGCGCCGCCCACGCCCACTGCCCCGTCCTGGTCGTGCATGCGGACGACCGGCTGCTCGGCCGGCCGCCCGGCCCCCCGGACGCGCCCGAACGAGCTGACCCGGCGGCCCGAGAATCGGCCCCGGCCCGGCCCGGTGGCCCAGCCGACCGGCGATGAGACAGACCCTTCCGCGCGCGGGCGGACGGCTCCGCCCGAGGGTGCCGCGGCCGAGTGCATCCTGCCGTTGGACCGACTGGTGGAACCTTCGCAATCCCCCGCCCTCCCGGTTCGCCTACGCCGTACGCTTCGAATGCAGCGACAACAAGCCCGCTGACCGTCGCGTTACCGCCGGTATTTGCGTGCCGTGCCGTGGCCTGGGCCATGGAGTCGAATCCCGATGAACCGAATCGATCGTGCCGAAGGGGCGCCGTGGCCGCCTGATCAAGCGCGGACAGATGGCGCAGCCGAACTCGAGACCACCTTGCGCCAGGTCATCGCCGCCGCTGTGGACGCAGAGCTCGGCGACCACGTCAGCGTCTCCGAGCGGGTGCCAGGGGGCGAGATGAAAACGACCGCCTCATCCGGGGAATTGGTCGCATTGATCGACAAGTCGCAACACCGGCTGTGGGAGGGCCCCTGCATCGACGGGGTCTACTTCCGGGATGTCCTGACGTCGTCCGCGGTGGCCACCGACCCCCGGTGGCCACGATGGGGCCCGGAGATCGCCGAATGGGGCATCACCAGCCTGATCAGCGTCCATCTGTTCGCCGACCAGGACGCGATGGCCGCCCTGAACGTGTACAGCGACCGTCCGCGGGACTACTCCGAGGACGATCGGGAGGCGGCCCGCTTGATCGCCGCCCACGCATCGATCGCGTTCGCCCACGTCCGTGGGCCGACCCACTGGTGGAAGGCCATTGACGCCCGGCACAGCATCGGTCAGGCCGAGGGCATCCTGATGAACGAGTTGGGCGTCAGGGCCATCGAGGCGTTCGGCGTCCTGCGCCGACTGTCGCGGGAGCGCAATGTCCGGCTGCACGTGCTCGCGGCCGAGGTCGTCCGCAACGGCGGCCTCCCTCCCCCGGTCCGGAGCGTGCCTGCGTCGCGGCCGGCGTCATGACCACCGGCCGTTCACGGCAGGCCCCGTTGCGGCACCTGAACCGGGACCTGATCGTCGACCAGGCCCTGGCTCTGGCCCGCGTCGGCGGCGTGGCCGGGGTCTCGATGCGCAAGGTGGCCAACGCGCTCGGGGTGGAGGTGATGTCGCTCTACCACTGGGTGCCCAGCCGGGATGCGCTCCTGGTGCTGATGGCCGACCGTTCGGTGGCCCTGATACCCGCTCCGGACCCGGCGCTGCCCTGGCCCGATCGGCTCCGGACGGTGCTCCTGGATCTGTATCAGGCCGGCCTGGACAACCCAGTTCTGTTCGAAGTACTGGCCGCGGAACAGCTCCGGCCTCGGACTCTGATCTCGGCACCCGACGCGGGCGGTGCCGTGATGCGTTTGCTGGAGTCGATCCTGCGGATGCTGGCCGAAGCCGGATTGTCCGGACCCCAGATGGTGCACGCTTTCCGGGGCCTCCTCGGCATCATCGTCGGGTTCCTGGTCGCCCAGGTCGACGGGCTGCCCACCGCGCGCGCGCAGACAACGGCGAGCGGTCGCCTCGGTCCCCTCGGCCTGTTCGACGCCATCGATCCGGCCGAAGGCGTCAGCTATGCGGTGGACCTGTTCCTCGCCGGGTTGCGTCACTCCGACGGCCAATCGCCGCCGGCGCCCGGCCCCGAGCACGACCAGTCCGGAGCCGACGTTCCGCCGTGACCGGTTCCGAACGAAGGCCTTTTGACCCTAGGTGGCATGGCCCGGCCGGGCACAATGGAATTCACCGGATATCACCGCCGAACGTCTGCGGCGTATCCCGCTCGGGGAAAGGGGTCGTTCCATGACTGTCAGTCGTGCTGTGCCGCATCTGGATCCCTCCATGGTCGATCAACTCGAGTCGGAGTGCGCCGGGCGGTTCGCTCCCGGCGTCGTGCACGACGCGTTGGTCGAAGCGGCTCGGGATCTGGAGGGTTCGATCCGGTCGGATGCGTTGCCGCAGATGGCGTTCGTGCTGGCCCGGTATCGACTGAATCGGGACGAGGAGGCCGGAGAATGATCGTCTTGGCGGTGGTCATCGGAGTCGCCGCAGCGGTGACGTTCCTGACCGCGTTCGTCAGTCGCGCGTGAGCGGGAATGCCGGCGTCTGCGTAATCGGATGGTAATGAGCGAATGATTGCTGGCGGATGCCGCCGCGTGCGAGGATTCGACCCTTACGGGTGACGGTGGCATCCGGGTAGTTCCGGCCGATGTCGCTCTCATGGCGTATACGTCGGCGGTGGTGTTGTGTCAGGCCGGTGCCCCGGCCGCGCGGAACCTCCGGTCCTGATGACCTTCGGCCCTAGGCCGGACCTCGCCCACTGGAGCAGGATCAGGATCGGGCACGACGGCCGATCCCTCCGTCCCGCAGGCTGAGAAAGAGTCAGGGAGCGGGACATCGGCCCCTCATTGACGCCGAACGGACGGGTGACGATCAACGATGGACCGAGTTCAAGGTCGGGCACCTCTCGCCCGCTCCGGGCGGACGGCCGAACACACGGCACCGGGACCGGGAACGGACCGAGATCGCCCGGGCGGAGTCGTGATCGTGACCGAGCCGGAACCGGCAGCGATTGCCGAGACTCACTGTGCGGTCGTGACCTTCATCGGCGACAAGGCGTTCAAGATAAAGAAGCCGGTGGACCTCGGATTCCTGGACTTCACCACGCCCCAGGCCCGGAAGGCGGTGTGCCACCGGGAGCTGGAACTCAATCGACGTCTCGCCCCTGACGTCTATCTGGATGTGGCCGAGGTGTCGGACGGAGCCGGACGGCCCTGCGACTGGATCCTGGTCATGCGGCGCATGCCGGCCGACCGACGGTTGTCCACCTTGGTCCGACAGGGGGCCGACGTCGACGACGAACTACGGGCCCTGGCCAAGATGCTGGCCGCCTTCCACTCCCGAGCCGAACGCGGCCCTCGGATCGACGCGGCCGCCTCCGCGGCCGGGCTGGAACGCCGTTGGCGCGACAATCTGGACGAGATGTCCCGCTTCCGAGGTGATCCGCTGGAACCCGATGTGCTGGACGACGTGGCCGGCCGGGCCTTGGGCTACATCGCCGGGCGGGCCGCGCTGTTCCGTGCTCGGGCCGAACAACGGCGCAACTGCGACGGTCACGGTGATCTGATCGCCGACGACGTCTTCTGCCTGCCCGACGGGCCGCGCGCGCTGGATTGCCTGGAGTTCGACGATCGGCTCCGTTGGGTGGACGGGCTGGACGATGCCTGTTTCCTGGCCATGGATCTCGAGCGGCTGGGTGCGCCCAGGCTCGGCAGCCGATTCCTGGATCTGTACGCCGAATTCTCGGCCGGACCCAGGTCGACCTCACTGGAACACCACTACACCGCCTATCGGGCGCTCGTCCGGGCGAAGGTGGCGTGTCTGCGCCACGAGCAGGGTGTGGTCGAAGAGGAGCAGCGGGCGCGATTTCTGCTGACCATGGCCCAATGGCACCTGCGCGTCGGTCAACCCCGGCTGATCCTGGTCGGCGGACTGCCCGGAACCGGGAAGTCGACCCTCTCCGGAGCCCTGGCCGACCAACTCAACGGGGCGATCGTGCGGTCCGACCGGGTGCGAAAGGAGATCAACGGCATCGACCCGGAAGCACGCGCCGGAGCGGCGTGGGAAGCGGGCCTCTACCGCCCCGAGATCTCCGAGATGGCCTACGCCGCAATGCTCGTCCGGGCGCGGGAGATGCTGGACATGGGCGAGACGGTCGTCCTGGATGCCAGCTGGAGTTCGGCCGCCCAGCGTGCCCGGGCGCGCTCCGTCGCGGCCGACTCGTCCAGTCCGATCGCCGAACTCCGCTGCACGGTGGGGACCTCGGTGGCCATGGACCGGATCGCTCGACGACGAGGTTCCGGCGATCCGTCGGACGCCACCGGTGAGATCGCGACGACCATGGCCGCGCACTTCGATCCCTGGCCGGAGGCTGCGGTCATCGACACCGGTCACGACCCGCAGCGCACAGCCCAACTGGCCCGATCGATGATCGACGATCGGGCCAGCTGAACCGGGGGGGGGGGGGCGATTTCTTCGATCAGCCCCGAACCACCAACAGATTCCTCACCTTGGTCACACCGGGCGCCGCCCAAGCCGCGTGCTCGGCCTGCATCCGCGCCGACCAGGAATGGACGGTACCGGTCAACTCGACCACACCGCCCGGGTCGTCGGTGACCTCGATCCCGTCCGCCTCGACCTGGGCATTGCGATGCAGGGCGGCCGTGATCGCTCGTCTGGTTCCGGCCGCCGGTGCGGTCGGGCGCAACTTGATCTCGTCGACGACGTCGACCACGCCCTTGAGATAGGCGACCGCTCGCCGAGCCGCGGCCCGTTGGAACTGCCAGGGCACTGAACCGGTCAGAGTGATCACGTTGTGGTGCACGGCGACCTTGACGCAGTTGTCCGGCACGTCGACCGCGCGTTCCAGGGCACGAGTGGCCGCCCGGGCGACGTCGGCATCGTTGACCACCGAATCGCTGCGGACCTCGATCTCGTCGGCGACGGCGGTCACGCCGCGCACCCGAAATGCAGCCTTGGCCGCCTGTACCTTCTCGGGGTAGCTGTTCACCTCGCCGGACAGGGTCACCGCACCGTCGGTGACGGCCACCCCGATGTGGGCGTCGTGGACGGCCGGTGTCCACTGCAGCTCTTTACGCACCGCGTCCTGCAGGTCGGTGTCGGCCTGCAATTGCGCTGTATGCATCTCACTGCCCCCTTCGTCAGCCCTTTTCGATCGCGATCCGGGAGGCCGCGGACACCGGCGGGTTGGTCGGCATCGAAATGCGTACCTCCAGGATGCCGTCCTTGTAGCTGGCCTTGACATCGGAACTGGTGACGCCCTCGGGCAGCCGCACGGACCGGCGGTAGCTGCCGTATCGGAACTCCGAGCGGTAGCCGTCCGGCCGCTTCTCCTCGTCCCGTTCCTCCCGCTGGGCGGCCAGGTGCAGAATCCCGTCAGCGACGGTGATCTCGATGTCCTTCTCCGGATCGACGCCCGGGAGCTCGGCCCGGATCACTCCGTGTCCGTCCTCGACGTACTCCTCCACCTTGATCATCTTGGTCCGGCCGTCGACGAACGGGTCCACCTGATCCCCGCCGGCGAAGTAGTTGCGGAACAGACCGCGAAACGCCCGGTCGAACCAGTCGTCGGACCATAGTTCTTCGGACGGCCAGGTCACAGCATTCTTCGCTTTCACGATGGACATGTTCGGGTTCCTCTCCGTCGCGTCGGCGGGTCTGTCCCGCCCGCGCCTTCCATCATCGGAACTCCTACCGGCCCGTCAAAGGGCCGAAAGTCCCCACCCGTCAACCGATCGGCCCCACGGTCAGTGGCGGCGCACGCGCTGGTGCCCGAACACGAAATAGGCCACCGGACCGACGAAGTTGATGAAGCTGACCGCCACCCACATCCCCTTGGGTCCACGGATCTCGTTCTGCGGGCGGCGTGCGATATCGCGCAGGGCGGCCGTCAACAGGGCCAGCTGCACGGCCGCACCGACGACGGTTCCCCGTTTCGCTCCTGGGCTCAGGTCGGCCCAGGACCGCGCCTTTCTCCCGGTCCGTCGTTCGGCCGGACGGCCGGTCCCGGCCGCGTCCCCGTCCTGGGCCGATATCTGAGTCGACATGCGCGCACTTCCCTTCGCCTGATGAGCACGGCCGAGCAGCAAGCAGATCCCGCACGGCCGCGCCGAGCCCATTCTGATCCGGGGCGCGGCGGTCCGAGAAGGGCCGAAGGTCCCCACCGACCGGACCCCGCAACTGCCCGGTCCGGGCCGTCGCACGAACCGGACCGAGCTTGTCGATCCGGCCGACGCGGCCGGTGACCTTCGGCCCTAGGTCGTCGGGGCCACGATGCGGAAGGCTCCCGGCCATGGCTGACGCCGGTCGCTCGCCGACCGTTCCCGGCTCGGCGCCGACCGGCCTGAGCAGTTCGGTGGCCGCGTCGCGGTTGGAACGCGACGGCCGCAACGACGTGCCGACCGTTCGTTCGTCGCATCTGCTCACCACGGTCCGGCGGCAACTGCTCGACACCATCATGTTGGTACTGCTGACCGCAGCTGGGTTGACCGCGCTCACCGCGGATTGGACCGACTGCGCCGTCATCGTCGCGGTCATCGTGCTGAACACGATTCTCGGAACCGTCCAGGAGGTGCGGTCGGCGCGGTCGATCGCCGCCCTGGCCGATCTGACCGCTCCGCAGGCAACGGTCATCCGCGACGCGGTCCCGCGGCTGATCCCCTCCAGCCAGGTGGTGCGGGGGGATCTGCTCGCCGTCAGCGGCGGCGACATCGTGGCCGCCGATGCCACCCTGTCCCTGGCCCAGTTCCTGCGGGTGGACGAGTCGATGTTGACCGGTGAGTCGATACCGGTCGAGAAGACCGACGGCGATCGGCTGGCCGCCGGCACAGTGGTCAGCACGGGTCGGGGTCTGGCCGTCGTGCAGGAGACCGGGGCCAGATCCTCGATCGGCTCGATCGCGGCCTCGCTGAGCAAGATCCGGCCGGCCGGCACGCCTCTGCAACGTCAGTTGGCCACCCTGGGGCACCGCCTGGCCGTCGCTGCGGCGGCCGCGGCCGTGGTGGTGGCCGGGCTGAATCTGGCCATGGGCCACGGCCTGGAAACCAGTGTCGTCCTGGCGATCAGCCTCGCCGTGGCCGCCATCCCCGAGTCGCTGCCCGCGGTTTCGGCCATCGCGCTCGCGCTGGCCGCGCGACGGATGGCCGAGGCCGGCGTCCTGGCCCGCCATCTGGCCGCGGTCGAGGCCCTCGGGTCGGTGACCGTGCTGGCCGTGGACAAGACGGGAACCCTGACGGAGGGCCGGATGTCGGTGTCCGACACCTGGGCCCCCGATATCTCGGTCGCGGTGGGCGGAGTGGATCTGCTGTCGGCCGCGGCGCTCTGCAACAATGCCAGGAACGCCGACGACCCGCTGCCGAGCACGCATGACGACCCGCTCGAGGTCGCCCTGGTCGATGCGGCGACCGCAGCCGGGATCGACGTCGCGGCCCTCCGGCGTCGGTGGGTCCGGGTCGGCGAGATCCCCTTCGATGCGGCGGCGACCCGCATGCAGACCACCCATCGGTCGGGCAACCGGCAGGTCGAGCTGTGCAAGGGATCGCCCGAGGCGGTACTGGGATCGGTGCTGGACGAGTCCGACCCGGCGGCCGGGGCGATGGCCGAGCGCTGGGCGGCGGCCGGGAGCCGGGTAATCGCGGTCGCCGGCCGCACGGACGGCCGGTGGCACCTGTTGGGCCTCGTCGCCATCACCGACGCTCCGCGCAGCACGGCCCGAGGAATGATCGAACAGTTCCGGCGGGCCGGTATCCGGCCGGTGATGG
This window of the Nakamurella panacisegetis genome carries:
- a CDS encoding BON domain-containing protein, producing MHTAQLQADTDLQDAVRKELQWTPAVHDAHIGVAVTDGAVTLSGEVNSYPEKVQAAKAAFRVRGVTAVADEIEVRSDSVVNDADVARAATRALERAVDVPDNCVKVAVHHNVITLTGSVPWQFQRAAARRAVAYLKGVVDVVDEIKLRPTAPAAGTRRAITAALHRNAQVEADGIEVTDDPGGVVELTGTVHSWSARMQAEHAAWAAPGVTKVRNLLVVRG
- a CDS encoding PLD nuclease N-terminal domain-containing protein; this encodes MSTQISAQDGDAAGTGRPAERRTGRKARSWADLSPGAKRGTVVGAAVQLALLTAALRDIARRPQNEIRGPKGMWVAVSFINFVGPVAYFVFGHQRVRRH
- a CDS encoding Hsp20/alpha crystallin family protein → MSIVKAKNAVTWPSEELWSDDWFDRAFRGLFRNYFAGGDQVDPFVDGRTKMIKVEEYVEDGHGVIRAELPGVDPEKDIEITVADGILHLAAQREERDEEKRPDGYRSEFRYGSYRRSVRLPEGVTSSDVKASYKDGILEVRISMPTNPPVSAASRIAIEKG
- a CDS encoding cation-translocating P-type ATPase; this encodes MADAGRSPTVPGSAPTGLSSSVAASRLERDGRNDVPTVRSSHLLTTVRRQLLDTIMLVLLTAAGLTALTADWTDCAVIVAVIVLNTILGTVQEVRSARSIAALADLTAPQATVIRDAVPRLIPSSQVVRGDLLAVSGGDIVAADATLSLAQFLRVDESMLTGESIPVEKTDGDRLAAGTVVSTGRGLAVVQETGARSSIGSIAASLSKIRPAGTPLQRQLATLGHRLAVAAAAAAVVVAGLNLAMGHGLETSVVLAISLAVAAIPESLPAVSAIALALAARRMAEAGVLARHLAAVEALGSVTVLAVDKTGTLTEGRMSVSDTWAPDISVAVGGVDLLSAAALCNNARNADDPLPSTHDDPLEVALVDAATAAGIDVAALRRRWVRVGEIPFDAAATRMQTTHRSGNRQVELCKGSPEAVLGSVLDESDPAAGAMAERWAAAGSRVIAVAGRTDGRWHLLGLVAITDAPRSTARGMIEQFRRAGIRPVMVTGDHQATAQAIASAIGLIGPGDHPLSAAEFLAGADGSVLARVRPEEKRAIVGELQRRGQLVAMTGDGVNDAPALRQADIGVAMGRRGSEVAKQTADLILTDDGLPSMISAVREGRRAADNLRRFLHYAVSGGIAEIVIMIIGPVLVVPVPLSAGQILWINLLTHGLPGVAMGSEPAVADVLTRPPRTPTDQLLDRRAGLRVALLGTWIATVCLLAGRIGAATGGSAQSTIFVALTFAQLGVAVALRPGRAIRHNPLLPASVGLNLLLVVLAVTWSPLLALFHTRPLTYGEWLLCVGAGVLAAVVGRRQRQDSSAVGGR